From Arachis hypogaea cultivar Tifrunner chromosome 3, arahy.Tifrunner.gnm2.J5K5, whole genome shotgun sequence:
ACACCCTGTTTTTCATGTATCGGCGTTAAAAAAGTGTAGGGGAGATCCAGGGGCTACTAATATTCCTACACCATTGCTGTTGGATGAACAAGGCTTGGGAGTCCAACCACAGTGGGTTTTGGGACACCGAATGGTGAAGAAACATGACCGTTGGCAAGAACAAGTTCTTATCCAATGGCATGGAGTACCAGCAGAAGCAGCAACATGGGAACCATATGAAGAAATACAGCAGCAATTTCCCACTTTCAACCTTGAGGACAAGGTTTTTTTTTAAAGGAGGAGGTAATGATACAAAGAAGGGCAAAACGGTTGCTCTTGAGGGCTCATCTCATAGGCCAATTGGGAGGATGAAAAGAGTGTTGCACCATAACTGAATTGGTTAGAGGAAAAGATCAAAAAGGCATGAGAATGTGGGAGACAAGGGTAGAGTACATTGTGAGTACCTCTCTCTGTTAATTCTTCTCCTCTCTGGCTTATCTTTCTTATGAACCCCTTCCCTTATTTGCTATGCTCTTGGCTTGCAGGTGATCTCTCAAGACCATTTGATTGACACCCTTCGTTTCTTCGGTCTTAATTGATATTAGACTAGACTATATACTTTTCTTTTCCCACCTATAACATGCTTGAGTAGATTATTTTTCATTCCATTTTATCTCTGTTCATAacagtaaattttaattttttattatttttagtatttttagtataattttttataatataaattatgattccattaaaaaagataaattaaataaaaaattaatcatagataataataaaatcataaacattaaatttcaataatattaagaataagattattgagagtactaGAATAAAAGTACCATGTAAGAAAATATACTAAATTAACTTTCTCACATTAATACTTGAATaatgtaacatatttgattaaatatatctaaatatatatatataatttatattttttatttttatttaaaaatatattttttgtttttatatgttatttttattttagtaagtaaatattaattttattataaaattaactaataagatatatttaaatatctaaattaaaatgataggataatataaaaagattatttaaGTTGatatctattttagtaattttttatctaaaggTGATTTTGAATAGTAAaagccaaacaacatttattttactataatccattttaatacaaaaattgCCAAACACACCTATAGTCGTTGGTAATCCCTGTAGCTCCTCACTCATATCACTGTTATCGTCAGAAGTGTCTGAGACTATCTCCACATCCTCCTCAAAATCCTCTTCTGAATAACTGGATAGATGGCCATTGACCAGAGTAGGAGTCAAGGCCTCTTCCAAAAGTCCGATCTGGTTCACCAACTACTATATACAGTGATGGattcaaaaaaattatgtttgaggggcaaaaataatacacattactatcaaaagatatattaatttaaatttaaaaatataaaagtgcacattaattattcaaatacaaaaaaataaaaaattatattagtcgCTAACTTTCTTCGCTTCAAATATTGAAGGtacttctcttcttgttttcatattttaaaaatgttgaataattatttcattattaatttgattgaatatctctctttctatatatgtAACCAAACAATCATTCAACCACTCATCTCCCATTCGATTACAAAGTCCACTCTTTATGATATTCATAGCAGAAAATGTTCTCTCAACTGATGTCGTTGCCACAGGTAGAATCAAAGCTAATTTCAATATAAGAAACACCAATAGATTAACAATATGCTTTTTTGTCTCAACTAACTTTTGAGATAGTCCACTGATTccatttatatttgataattgaTCATCAAGACGCATATCCAATATAAAATTCTCAATTTGACTATAAAGTGCCAAAAGTTTAGTAGAAGAGAATTCATGTGGATAAAATTCAACTAAACGAAACAACTTCTTATCAAATGCAAAAAATGAGTCACTTGGATTCAAACAAGCTATACAAAGAAGTAGCTCGGCATTTATCTCAGTAAAACGATTGTTAAGCTCTTGAAGTTGTCTATCAACTACTTGATAAAATAATTCAACTTGAAAATAATGCAAGTTTGAGACCTTTTGGATTTTGCGCCATGATCTTCCTTGTGTTACGAATATGTCATTCATATTTGGAACAAGAATATTGTGACTATCACAAAACAGTGAAACTTCATTGAGCAAAGAGGACCAACTATCATCTCTTATACTTTGCAATTGTTGTTTGGACACTTTAACCAATGTCGTAGCATTTATAATGTCTTGATCACTTCTTTGTAGAGATTGAGACGACTCATTAGTAACTCCTAATATACTTTTCATCAAATGTAAATTgaatacaaattcaaaagattgaaTATGATTCAATAATTGACATGCTTCGACTCTTTGTTCAGGATTATTTCCATCTTCCTCAATGACTTCAAGAACTTCTAC
This genomic window contains:
- the LOC112777300 gene encoding uncharacterized protein, whose amino-acid sequence is MAFQIGKRKSDYKHMLEIMIVLIIKLEENAKFLLRQGLAFRGDDESHNSNNQEIDCVFKNARGNLKLVAPKIQKDIVKAAASETTKVIIDDLGDDLFAVLVDEAQDISVKEKMAICLRLSNIVGASCIRKDMLRESQMQKTIVALQNGDVSSGRGLNHEITLKRADDTRWGSHYSIILSLISIFSSVVEVLEVIEEDGNNPEQRVEACQLLNHIQSFEFVFNLHLMKSILGVTNESSQSLQRSDQDIINATTLVKVSKQQLQSIRDDSWSSLLNEVSLFCDSHNILVPNMNDIFVTQGRSWRKIQKVSNLHYFQVELFYQVVDRQLQELNNRFTEINAELLLCIACLNPSDSFFAFDKKLFRLVEFYPHEFSSTKLLALYSQIENFILDMRLDDQLSNINGISGLSQKLVETKKHIVNLLVFLILKLALILPVATTSVERTFSAMNIIKSGLCNRMGDEWLNDCLLVNQIGLLEEALTPTLVNGHLSSYSEEDFEEDVEIVSDTSDDNSDMSEELQGLPTTIVLM